The genomic region CATGGCAAGGCGGCGACAGTTCGCTTCCTGCCAACTTGGACCGTCACAAATGCGCCGTCATGGCTTCTGGAACTTCACTCCAGAGTACGGCAGCAGCTGCAAATCTGGGCTTACGAGGGACGCGTGAAGCGCAGCCGCCGGGTGCTGGAATCATTGCCTGAACACATACTGCACGATATTGGCTGGCCCAACGTGGATGACCGGCTGGCCGGCACCCCGCGAAATCCGGCCGAGTTCCCGCGCAAAAACTGAAATCGATTGAGGGCGACCATGCGGCCCGCCCTCAATTTCCCGACATTGAAATACCTTTTCGCGGCAGGCATTTAGCCGCACTTTGCAACCTACCCGTTCTGTGTCTCAATAGAACACTATCTTGTTTGCGTCATCACCTGCCCCCTGTGAATCCGGGTATGCGCGACAAGATCGCCGGTCTGAAAGCGACCGGATAGAAACCGGGCCCCAAATGACCCGGAGTCGTGACGGAGACACAAGGCCTCAGCTGCGTCGGGAACCGCGGCCAAAGCCTTCGAGAATGGGAACGATCGGGCATGATCCAGGCTTCATCGGTTAAGCGGTCTATTGTCTTTTTTCTTGTTCCAAATTTTTCGATGATTGCTTTCGCAACGGCCATCGAGCCATTGCGCATTGCAAATCGAATGCTGGGCTATGACGCCTATCGTTGGCGACTGACATCTGTCGACGGAAAGCCGGTGACGGCCTCCAATGGCGTGGAATGCGCTGTCAACGCATCGCTAGAAGACGAGCGGCGCTTTTTACAGCGCGAACAGCGTCCATCGATGGTGTTCGTCTGTTCAGGCGTCTACGTAGAAGAATTCAGGAACAAATCAGTCTTTGCGTGGCTGCGCGAGGAGTATAATCGCGGTGTTGCCGTCGGCGGGCTTTGTACCGGCGCCCACATACTGGCGGCAGCCGGACTTCTATCCGGAAAGCGCTGCGCAATTCACTGGGAAAATCTTCCGGGTTTTTCGGAGGCTTTCCCCAAGGCGGAAGTCTATGCCGATCTTTTTGAGGTGGATAGCAACCTCTACACCTGCGCCGGTGGAACAGCTTCTCTCGATATGATGCTGAAACTGATTGGCGACGATTTCGACGCGAACCTGGTCAACAAGATTTGCGAGCAGGCCCTGACCGATCGTGTTCGCAGCCCACAGGATCGCCAGCGCCTGCCACTGCGCGCCCGCCTCGGCATTCAAAATTCGAAGGTACTGACCATTATCGAGATGATGGAAGCCAACCTTTCGGAACCGCAGGCGCTGATCAATGTCGCCCATACGATCGGCCTGTCCCGCCGGCAGGTTGAACGACTTTTCCGCCAGGAAATGGGCCGATCTCCGGCGCGCTATTACCTCGAAATCCGGTTAGATCGGGCACGGCACCTGCTGCTGCAATCGTCCATGCCGGTCGTTGAGGTTGCAGTTGCCTGCGGTTTCGTATCCGCGTCGCATTTTTCCAAATGCTACCGGGAACTCTATGGGCGCTCGCCGCAACAGGAACGTGCAGAGCGCAAAATGCTCGTCGCTGCCTGAGCACGATATCGAACGGGAACGGTGTCGGCTCTTGAACGGGAGGGCCCGGCACTTCCGGCTTTCGAAAGAAAATCAAAACCATACAGTTCTTTTCGGAATCAATTTCATAAGGCGTGCTGTGTGCCACCTCGGATGGGCGAACACGTCGCGAACAGAACAGCATCTTTCCGCCATTCGGCGATTTCCAGAAGCTGCCATGCAGTCGTCTGGCGCTGCGAATATGTCGTATAAAGGCAAATGTCACGGCCAGCCAACGACTATGGTTTTGTGAAAATACCAACTAGGGTCGCATAAAATGGCAGAGTTTCCTAAGAAGGCGAAAGTTGTGATTGTCGGGCTGGGCGGTATCGTCGGGGCTTCGGTTGCACATCATCTGATCGAGCGGGGCTGGGATGATATCGTCGGCATCGATAAATCCGGCATTCCGACCGACATCGGCTCGACAGCCCATGCGTCAGACTTCTGCTATGCGACGAGCCACGACTTCCTTTCCTGCTGGACGACGCTCTATTCCATCGATTTCTACGAAAAGATGGGGCATTACGCGCGCGTCGGCGGTATCGAAGTGGCGCGCGTTGGCGACGATGCCCGCATGGACGAAATCAAGCGCAAGGTCGCATCGGGCAAGGCCTTCGGCACCCGCGCGCGGTTGATGGAACCGGCGGAGATAAAGGAAAAGTTCCCTCTCATCGAGGAGAGCCTCGTTCAAGGCGGCCTGTGGGACCCGGATGCCGGCCTGGTTATCCCACGCTCACAGACCGTTGCCGGCAAGCTGATCGATCAGGCAGAGGCCGCAGGCAAGCTGCAGAGTTTCGCCAACACGCCTGCACAGTCGCTGATCGTGGAAAACGGTCGCATCAAGGGCGTCGTCACGCATCGTGGCACCATCGAGGCCGATTATGTCATCATCTGTGCGGGACTTTGGGGCCGCCTGATTGCCGAAATGGTTGGCGAAGACCTGCCCGTCATGCCGATCGATCATCCGCTGACATTTTTCGGTCCCTATACCGAGTTCGAAGGAACGGGCAAGGAAATCGGCTGGCCGCTCATGCGCGATCAGGGCAACTCGGCCTATATGCGCGATACGGGCGATCCAAAAACCGCTGAAGGCGGACAGATCGAATGGGGCTATTACGAAGAAAAGAACCCGCGCTTGTGCCATCCGCGTGACCTTCTGGAAAAGCACGAAGCGCGTCTCTCGCCATCGCAGCGCGACCTCGAAATGGACCAGATTCTGGAACCGCTGGAGCGGGCAATCGAACTGACGCCCATTCTGGGCGAACTCGGCTATAATGAAAGCCACTCCTTCAACGGCTTCCTGCAAGTCACGACCGATGGCGGTCCATCCATGGGCGAAAGCCAGAAGGTGCGCGGCCTGTGGTATGCCGTCGCCATCTGGGTCAAGGACGGTCCCGGCATGGGCAAACTCATCGCCGACTGGATGACCGACGGCCGCACATCCATCGACCATCACGCCATCGACTATTCGCGCTTTTATCCGCATCAGATGACGGAACAGTACATCTGGGACCGCTGCACGGAAACCGCGATGAAGGTTTATAATCCGGCAGTTCACCCGCGCGAACCCTTTTCAAAGGGCCGCAACATCCGCCGCTCGCCATTCTACGAACGAGAAGTCGAACTCGGCGGCTATTTCATGGAATTGGGCGGATGGGAGCGCGCGCATGGCTATGCCGCCAACGAGCACCTGCTGGAGAAATACGGCGACCGCGTACCGGTGCGCGAGAACGAATGGGACAACCGCCATTTCTGGCGCGTTTCCAATGCCGAACATCTCGAACTCACCGAAAACTGCGGCATCATCAATCTCTCCCACTTCGCCATGTACGATATCGAAGGCCCCGACCATGTCGAACTGATGGAGTGGCTGTGTGCCGCCAAGATTGGCGGCGACGCCAATATCGGCAAGGGTATCTATACCCACTTCCTCGATGACGAAGGCATGGTGCGCGCCGACTTCACGGCAATCCGCATGGCTGATCGTATCCGCATGATCAATGGCGCCGATGCCGGGCCTCGTGACTTCCACTATATGCGCCGCGTAGCCGAAGATAAGGGCTTTGACGTCACCATCATTGATGTGACCGAAAAATACGTCACCATCGGCATATGGGGTCCGAATGCGCGTGAAAACCTGAAAAAGGTGGTTGAGAACCCGGAAGGCCTTGATGCGGAAAACTTCCCGTTCGCTGCCATCAAGCCTATCAGGATTGCAGGCAAAGACGTTACCGCCTTCCGCATTTCCTATGTCGGCGAGCAGGGCTGGGAACTGCATATGCGTTACGAAGACGGCCTCGCCGTCTGGGATGCGCTTCGCTCCACCGGCGTGATTGCGGTTGGTGTCGAAACCTATGCCAACACGCGCCGCATGGAAAAGAGCCTGCGCCTGCAGAATGCCGATCTGCTGACCGAATACAATCTTCTGGAAGCAGATCTTGCCCGTCCCAAGGTCAAGGAAGCTGACTTCCGCGGCAAGGCAAAGCATCTGGAATACCGCGCCCGCGAGCACCAGCCAGCGATGCTCTGCACGCTGGTGATGACTGACAATCTCGATAAGAACGGCGTGGCCCGTTATCCGGTCGGCATCATGCCGGTACAGGACCCTGAAACGGGAGAGACGCTTGTCGACGAGTTGGGCCGCCGGTCTTTCACCACATCCGTCGCTTATGGCCCAACCATCGGCAAGAATATTGCTCTTGCCTATCTGCCCTGGGCTTATTGCCAGGAAGGCCGCAAATTGAGCGTGGAATATTTCGGTGAGACTTATCCGGTCGAAGTGCGCTCTATCGGTTATAAACCGCTCTACGATCCGGAAAACTTGAAACCTCGAAGCTGAACACTTTTAATAAGAAAAGCCGAGGGTGTCGCCTCGGCTTTTTTATTACCGGAGGAATTGTTATTTCAGTGTTGCCTTGCCACCGCTGATCGTGATCTTTTCATCACCGGTCAATGCTTCACGATCCCCATTGGGAAAGGTCACAAAACAACCTGAAGCGCAGAAATCCACCGTCTCACCCGGCGCGACGATCATTTCGCGCTTGGAAGCGCCTTCCGTAACCACAACCGTCTGAGGGCCGCTATCATTATTGGATATCTGGGCAGCGTAGGCGCCGCCAGTCGAGACCGCAAAACCAATTGCTGCACCAAGAACAAGTTTGCCCAAACTGTTGAGCTGATTTGTGTTCATATCGTCCCGACCTTTCTATCGCTCCCGCTGCGATATATCCTCTGTCGCGTGAGCCCTATTGCCCTGAGACAGCCCTTTATAAGCGGACAAAACTGAACTGCAACTGAACGCAATGTTCATCAAGCGCGATCATCGTCCTTGTCCTTGGCTTCCGGCTTTTCCGCACTTGCCTTTTTTGTCCTGACCGCAGACGAATTCTCTCTTTCCTGCTGCATTAACCCGGAAAGTTTTTCGATTTCCGGCACGCTGAGGACGAGATCGGTCGAGGATGACGACAGATGCAGTCCTTCTTCGTGGAAACGCTCGACGATCTGGAAACGCAGCTCATTCTTGATGCCGCCGGTCGATGTAATATCGGCTACATGGGCATAGATATCAAAAACCATCAGTGAATCGTTCATGCTTTGAAAAGCGACGAAAGGCTCCGGATTCTTCAAGATTGATGGATGGCCACGAACGATTTCCAGCAGCAATGCATGAACCCGGCGCGGTTCCGCAGTATAGGAGGCCTGCACGTTGATATCGATGCGTCCAAGCTTGTTGCGATGGGTCCAGTTGCCAACGTTACCATTGATAAGCGTCGAATTGGGCACGATGATCGACTGCTTCTGGAAAGTTTCGACTTCCGTTGCACGCACGCTGATCTTCTTGACGATACCGCTGACCGTGCCGGCCTCCACCCAGTCGCCGACCTTGAAGGGACGCTCGGCGAGCAGGATGAGACCTGAAACAAAGTTCTGAACGATATTCTGCAGGCCAAAACCGATACCGAGTGAAAGACCACCAGCAATAAGGGCGAGGTTCGACATGTTGAACCCGGCTGCCGATATCCCCATCAAGGCCGCCAGACAGAGACCGACATAGCCTATGACCGTGCGGATCGAATTGCGTACGCCGGAATCGACGCGCCCGCGCGCCATGACACTGTTGTCGAGCCAGTTCTGGAACCATCGCGTCAGCAGATAACCGATCACAAACAGCAGCACGCCTGACAGCAGCCCCATCAGCGAGATTGACATATTGCCGATCTGGAAGCCGGTCATCAGCTGATAGAACGTGCTTTTCAGTTCCGCCCACTGGAAGCCCAGCTGCATCAGAACAAGCGGAATACCGATCAGCGCCACGACGAGATTGATCAGGATGCCCGCTGCGAGGCCAAGCTGATCCAGCGTCGCGTCATCGAAATGAAAGCGCTCCCGCATTGCCCTGCCGATCTGGCTGGATGCAAAAGCCTGCTCCTCGGAAATCGCACGCCCGGTCAGGAAACCCATATACATGGTCACAAGGAATGCGCCCGTCACCACGATTTGCTGCGATATGAAGCGCGCCATGCCTATATAGCCGAAGACAGCAGTCAGAATAGGCAAAAGCCCCAATATGATGAGGAACGTTCTGAACGCACGCGGCCACGACCGGACAATGCCATCCTTTTCGCGCTCAACGGGCTTCAGGAAAGCAATTGCCAGAATAAGGACACCGACCATTACGGTAGCGAGCAGGCTTTTCGCCATCGTCAGCGACAGCGGCGAGGAAAGTATCTGATTGACCGTTCCGAAGAAGGAATCG from Brucella intermedia LMG 3301 harbors:
- a CDS encoding GlxA family transcriptional regulator; its protein translation is MIQASSVKRSIVFFLVPNFSMIAFATAIEPLRIANRMLGYDAYRWRLTSVDGKPVTASNGVECAVNASLEDERRFLQREQRPSMVFVCSGVYVEEFRNKSVFAWLREEYNRGVAVGGLCTGAHILAAAGLLSGKRCAIHWENLPGFSEAFPKAEVYADLFEVDSNLYTCAGGTASLDMMLKLIGDDFDANLVNKICEQALTDRVRSPQDRQRLPLRARLGIQNSKVLTIIEMMEANLSEPQALINVAHTIGLSRRQVERLFRQEMGRSPARYYLEIRLDRARHLLLQSSMPVVEVAVACGFVSASHFSKCYRELYGRSPQQERAERKMLVAA
- a CDS encoding GcvT family protein is translated as MAEFPKKAKVVIVGLGGIVGASVAHHLIERGWDDIVGIDKSGIPTDIGSTAHASDFCYATSHDFLSCWTTLYSIDFYEKMGHYARVGGIEVARVGDDARMDEIKRKVASGKAFGTRARLMEPAEIKEKFPLIEESLVQGGLWDPDAGLVIPRSQTVAGKLIDQAEAAGKLQSFANTPAQSLIVENGRIKGVVTHRGTIEADYVIICAGLWGRLIAEMVGEDLPVMPIDHPLTFFGPYTEFEGTGKEIGWPLMRDQGNSAYMRDTGDPKTAEGGQIEWGYYEEKNPRLCHPRDLLEKHEARLSPSQRDLEMDQILEPLERAIELTPILGELGYNESHSFNGFLQVTTDGGPSMGESQKVRGLWYAVAIWVKDGPGMGKLIADWMTDGRTSIDHHAIDYSRFYPHQMTEQYIWDRCTETAMKVYNPAVHPREPFSKGRNIRRSPFYEREVELGGYFMELGGWERAHGYAANEHLLEKYGDRVPVRENEWDNRHFWRVSNAEHLELTENCGIINLSHFAMYDIEGPDHVELMEWLCAAKIGGDANIGKGIYTHFLDDEGMVRADFTAIRMADRIRMINGADAGPRDFHYMRRVAEDKGFDVTIIDVTEKYVTIGIWGPNARENLKKVVENPEGLDAENFPFAAIKPIRIAGKDVTAFRISYVGEQGWELHMRYEDGLAVWDALRSTGVIAVGVETYANTRRMEKSLRLQNADLLTEYNLLEADLARPKVKEADFRGKAKHLEYRAREHQPAMLCTLVMTDNLDKNGVARYPVGIMPVQDPETGETLVDELGRRSFTTSVAYGPTIGKNIALAYLPWAYCQEGRKLSVEYFGETYPVEVRSIGYKPLYDPENLKPRS
- a CDS encoding mechanosensitive ion channel family protein — encoded protein: MAYSSTFRVLAFSLLIGVLSPGSLAPAIAQDSKQPTPAATQAAPVAAPQSNTAQQTPAVTDQQQTPTPVSSVVKQQRPVIDDLKQQTKRISDQLPKAASNDETLANLKLQLDSLSKKLLDAGVSFRPRLSEINTRLEQLGPAPSGDQPPEPAIVSEERARLTSEKAEINAIVGETEDTSLSVNQMSAKIGDMRRDLFARTLSQRVNIDTTLGTEVASAASSQMVSLWRIVQSWWRFVSTFKLNSFLAAAFFAFVAALVIQLGARRVLGTLYQRDPTVESPSYLSRLSVAFWSTVIPSAAVGVFLATTYFFLNYFNVLRTDIASLLQSLFLVLGLVFFIHRLASACISSDMPQWRLVPVAPRPGRVLGWLITGTALTSGLDSFFGTVNQILSSPLSLTMAKSLLATVMVGVLILAIAFLKPVEREKDGIVRSWPRAFRTFLIILGLLPILTAVFGYIGMARFISQQIVVTGAFLVTMYMGFLTGRAISEEQAFASSQIGRAMRERFHFDDATLDQLGLAAGILINLVVALIGIPLVLMQLGFQWAELKSTFYQLMTGFQIGNMSISLMGLLSGVLLFVIGYLLTRWFQNWLDNSVMARGRVDSGVRNSIRTVIGYVGLCLAALMGISAAGFNMSNLALIAGGLSLGIGFGLQNIVQNFVSGLILLAERPFKVGDWVEAGTVSGIVKKISVRATEVETFQKQSIIVPNSTLINGNVGNWTHRNKLGRIDINVQASYTAEPRRVHALLLEIVRGHPSILKNPEPFVAFQSMNDSLMVFDIYAHVADITSTGGIKNELRFQIVERFHEEGLHLSSSSTDLVLSVPEIEKLSGLMQQERENSSAVRTKKASAEKPEAKDKDDDRA